TCTTCTAGAGACATTGTACCGCGCTTTCGACGAGATTGCGAAGAAGCGCCGTGTATTCAAGGTTGAAACGGTTGGCGACTGCTACGTTGCCGTGACGGGTTTACCCGATCCGAGAAAGGACCACGCGGTGGCTATGTGTCGTTTCGCTCGAGATTGCATGTACAAGATGCATTCGTTAACCAGAAAGCTGGAAGTGACACTTGGACCAGACACAGCGGACCTTTCCATGTAAGTGTTTGCTAATTCGAAATGCAGCATGCAAATAATGAATTGATCAGAGCCGTCGTGATATGGAAACAAATGAGATAACGATGCTTTCTCACTCGTGATCTTTCTCTTTTATCCTCGAGTAGGCGCATGGGTATACACTCCGGCCCCGTAACTGCCGGTGTGCTTCGCGGAGAACGATCTCGTTTTCAACTATTCGGAGACACCATGAATACCGCCTCGCGATTGGAGACGACGGGGCGACGTGATCGCATTCATCTATCAGAGGAGACAGCGGAGCTACTGACTATGGCGGGAAAGGCCAAGTGGATCAAACCTCGTGAAGACAGAGTAGTtgccaaaggaaaaggagagcTTTCAACATTTTGGCTGGAATGTGGGGAAAAATCAAAACGAAGTTCATCATCTGAATCCGCCGACGAAACAGAATATCCCGAAGATACTAGCGCAGCATCAGAAGTATCTTCCGATGTTGCTTTCAACACAACCGGCGACGAAGATTTTGCGTTGCGATCGATTTCGGCCAAGGTTTCTCGATTGATTGACTGGAATGTCGACGTTTTGTCCCGTCTATTGAAGCAAGTCTTGGCGAGGCGCATGGCCGAAGGTTCCATGGTAGTTGGCACATCAATGCCGTTGAGAATACCATCCCGAGCCCCTGGAAAGACGATCTTGGACGAAGTAGAGGACTACATTATTCTCCCTCGGTTTGATCCCAAGGCAGCGAAACATCAGATCGACCCGGATTCCATCGATCTGGACCCAGACACAGAAGCACAGCTGTACGAATACGTTTCTACGGTGGCTTCTCTATACCAAGACAACCCGTTCCACAACTTTGAACATGCCTCGCACGTTACAATGTCGGTCGTCAAGCTACTTTCACGTATCGTCGCACCGATGGACCTGGACTTTGACAACAGCAAGGACGAGGCAGTAAAAACGAAAACGTTGCACGATCATACGTACGGTATTACATCGGATCCGCTGACGCAGTTTGCCTGCGTGTTCTCGGCTTTGATTCACGATATTGATCACAGCGGTGTTCCGAACGTGCAACTGATCAAGGAGAATTCGCGAATCGCCAAGTACTACAAAGAGAAGAGCGTGGCCGAACAGAACTCGGTCGACTTGGCGTGGGAGCTGTTGACGGAGGACAACTACTCCAGATTGGTGGCAACAATCTGCCCGACCGGGTCTGAGCTAAAACGTTTCCGCCAGCTGGTTGTCAATTCGGTCATGGCCACCGACGTGATGGACAAGGATCTGAAGGAGATCCGCAACGGCCGCTGGGACCGTGCGTTTGCGGAACCcctgtcgtcgttgtccaaGAGTCCGAGAGAAAGCGTGAATCGAAAGGCAACAATTGTGATTGAGCATCTGATCCAGGCGTCGGATGTGGCTCACACCATGCAGCACTGGCACATCTATCGCAAATGGAACGAGCGTCTGTTCCGTGAGATGTATGTGGCGTACGAGTTGGGTCGCGCGGAAAAGAATCCGGCCGATTTTTGGTACGAGGGTGAGCTTGGCTTCTTGGACTACTACATTATTCCTCTagcgaagaagctgaagGACTGCGGTGTATTTGGGGTATCCAGCGACGAGTACTTGAACTACGCTGTGAAGAATCGCAGCGAGTGGGAAACACGGGGGCGGGATATTGTGGTCGAAATGATCACGGCCTTTCGGAAAAAGGATGAAAAGCACAAGTCAATCATGTGCCAGTAAATCAGTTGTTTTGTTGTAGATGATAACATAGAAGTATGTAGCGTGACGATGGCTGTGCCTGTAAACCCAAGGTTTGGGCTGCTGACGTCGTTTGCCGTCCAGGCTATCGGCCGCAGCAACGGCGTCGGCCATTACCATTTCGTGAGCGAATTAAAGCTTTCATGCCACTTGGCAGTGAGCGATCTTAGTAGCAAGctaactaacagtaagtgttgCAATTGATGAGTTGGTCCAGATTTGATGGACGTCATTGGACCGTTGGTCACACGTTATGTTGCTTTCCGTTAGTCGGATCGTTgctctttttgaaaaagactaTATAGAGACATCATACGTTGGGAACGTCTTTTTATTCCCGTTGATTTCCATTCACGGCTACGAAAACCGATCGACGACGGTCCGATTCGGTAGGATTGTGCCGGAGCCAGTCAGTCATCGGTAATCCGTCCGATGACCCCACCCCCGACGGTGTGCGACGCGTTCCTATCTTTCGTTGGAAACCCGGTTTCCCAACCAGTCAAACGAACATGTTCGCATGCAATTTCACTGGTTCTGTTACGGCCCAGCCAGCCGTGCTGGCTGGCTGGCACTCGGGACACCAAACCTCTTCGTACTAGTTCTAGCTACTGCTACAGAGCGAGGAACAAGCCAAATTTCCCGAACCACAGCAGTGCATACAAACATATGTACAAGCGCAGGTTGTTTCCCCCGTGTCACGCAACACCACTGgcacaacaaacaaaaaagtacacacacacacacgcaccaCACACAAATACGCATAACCCCCCTCAACACTTACGTATTTTTCGACAGTGCCCAGTGACCATTCACTCGTCACGGAACGATTCACTCTCCAGGAATCGACCGGTCTGGCACCGTATCTTTTTTGAGACGCTCTCCTAAATTCAGATTGCGATCCTACGATTGTATCTCTTCCACAGTGTCCCGAGGATGGAGACAATGAACGGCGCCACGAGAGGACCCCCATGTCCTAGCAAAATCCTGCTTCTCCCCAAACCCTCGTCAACGGTCGAGGCGAAATCGTTTACCAACACTAAACAAAATCGGATCTCTTCCGCCAACTCGAGTCACAGCAGTGCCAGATTGCACTTGAACAATCACAAGGTAGAGAAGCTACATCAGGGCGCCTGCAAAGCAACGGGGGCGCATATTCGCGTCAAGCTACTGCCGGAACACTTCCAACCATCCGATAAGGACGTTCTCTGTGGACGGGGTAGGGCGTGCAAAATGTGGAAGGGCAATCAGGATTACCGCGAGCTAGTGGTTAGTAATCTAGAAGCCTACGCGTCGTCCACGAGCAAGCTCCACAAGGGAATGATACTCAGCAACATCGTACAGCGCGTACGCATCAACAGTCCGGAAGGCGGTTTCGTCAAGAAGGATTCGGAAACGGGACGCTGGTACGAAGTGGGGGACTTTTTGGCAAGGGAGAAAACGTCGCAGTATTTTCGAGATGCCCTCCACGAGCAATACAGCAGCAGTGCCCAAGCCAAATATAATCGCCGCAAAAAACGCCACACGGATGGGAATTACCTGGAAACTCTCCCCCCGACGAGCAGTGTTTTCCCGCCCAGTGCAGCGAATCCAATCGACACCGCCATGCACGAGTCTTCCGATGTTCCGTTGGTGGACACGATCAAAACAGCAGTTTTGGAGAAACGTCAGGTACGTCGCAGATCCGCTACTGAAGGAAACGCGTGAATTTCTGAATGACGAAACTAGAAAATCAACCATCTTTCGACCGATTGGAGCTTCATCGGCTCCGTGAGAGActttctttctcaacatGTTCCGACAGAGAACCGCTTGTCCCCTTTCACGTAAATGCAATATATCGTCTCTGAACCGTTGTAATCTTTGTTTTTACCCAGATTCCACCCAAGAAACGCAAAATTGAACGAAGACCTTCCGAAGACGACGTGGCATCTGTTCTCCAGAAAATGGCGTCCGTCAAATCAACGGTAGTCCCGGATCACGTACAAATCTGTCCCTTGCAAGTAGAGTTGCGCCGCCCCGATGAATCGCCAATGAACGCCACCCAACGAGTGGTCGAGCGCATGAGGACCGTCGCTCTACAAACCAAGGTTGACCTCTTTATCTTGCCCGAGCTATCGCCAGTAGGCTACAGTGAAGACACGTTTGCTAAATACTTGCCCAATACACCACAAAATCAGCAGTTGTACCAAAATATTGATGATATCTTTGCCTACCAAGCACGTCGACTGCAAGTATTTGTTTGCTACGGTACAATCGGTTGGACTCCAAGAGAGGATGGCACTCTCAAGCTCTCAATCCGACAAGTTGTTTTAAATCGATTGGGGCAACAGATCGCATCGTACGATAAAATGTATCTTTGCGGTTATGGGGATTGTGCTGAAACGCGCTTTTTCGAGCCAGGGCCTAGAGAGCCCGTTTCGTTTGCGATCGACGGCTTTCGGTTCGGTTTGTTAATATGTGCCGACATACGATACCCGGAATTGTCGCGCCTCTTGGTGCGAGATCACAAAGTAGACGTACTGTTGCAGCCGGCTGCTTTTCTCCGTGATGTCTCCTTTCGAACGTGGAAGTCCTTTCGCGAAACGCGAGCGGTCGAGAACTCGGTGTACTTTGTTGGCGTCAATTACTCAGGAAATGATTTCGGCGAAACTTCCGTGACCCCACCGTGGGTGGACGATTCGCACAAACCAGAAGTCTTGGGGACGGATGAGGGCTTTTTGGTGTGCAAAGTGCAGAAAAACGAGTTGGAACACGTGCGCCAGTCCATGCCGTTTTACCGGAATCTTTTTGACATATTCAAGACACTGCCGTGAAGTCAGGTTCATTTATGCTGTAAGATGCTCTCGAGACTGGCTGTGAAAAGATACAGAAGTGTCTTTAGCTTTCAAATTTTCTT
This is a stretch of genomic DNA from Phaeodactylum tricornutum CCAP 1055/1 chromosome 17, whole genome shotgun sequence. It encodes these proteins:
- a CDS encoding predicted protein, producing MMSDRAYSNGNRLPLPDDESTEGSHESSQLVVATKEDEERNEVKQVQLLARRETNHYFSFAHTIEDASQFHITNMNLAFKNLGEIITTAAQATNASFPFVTVPKFEVYGRHARLQSGIETFTFNPFITDETRAAWQAYSIQNQGWLKESRDIFLGGDEGNHQDYIDGPITPIIWQRQADGSPIPTPGPDTYAPVWQTSPPIFNPATVNYNMFSEPFSKRMYQVILNLREAVLSETLDLTRLSGSAVAPEDHEIMHDAFVSSIDTTTNVTGYKHPHSVLVQPIFSELNNRSATIVGLLQAVIPWDRYFTDLLPQGVSGIHAVLRNTCNESYTYEVKGNSAIFLGPGDLHERHWNHMERVVDMTNYLNPERTLNEPGHCVYRMHVYPTDRFFASVSNLPTVFTSVIAVSFVLMAVTFFMYDRFVRRRNEKVVVAAARSNAIVSSLFPSNVRDRLFEERDEEKRAFARTQHSGRSKNALRGFLDGEEAELDTDDDGDMYKTKPIADLFPNTTILFADIAGFTAWSSAREPTQVFILLETLYRAFDEIAKKRRVFKVETVGDCYVAVTGLPDPRKDHAVAMCRFARDCMYKMHSLTRKLEVTLGPDTADLSMRMGIHSGPVTAGVLRGERSRFQLFGDTMNTASRLETTGRRDRIHLSEETAELLTMAGKAKWIKPREDRVVAKGKGELSTFWLECGEKSKRSSSSESADETEYPEDTSAASEVSSDVAFNTTGDEDFALRSISAKVSRLIDWNVDVLSRLLKQVLARRMAEGSMVVGTSMPLRIPSRAPGKTILDEVEDYIILPRFDPKAAKHQIDPDSIDLDPDTEAQLYEYVSTVASLYQDNPFHNFEHASHVTMSVVKLLSRIVAPMDLDFDNSKDEAVKTKTLHDHTYGITSDPLTQFACVFSALIHDIDHSGVPNVQLIKENSRIAKYYKEKSVAEQNSVDLAWELLTEDNYSRLVATICPTGSELKRFRQLVVNSVMATDVMDKDLKEIRNGRWDRAFAEPLSSLSKSPRESVNRKATIVIEHLIQASDVAHTMQHWHIYRKWNERLFREMYVAYELGRAEKNPADFWYEGELGFLDYYIIPLAKKLKDCGVFGVSSDEYLNYAVKNRSEWETRGRDIVVEMITAFRKKDEKHNVTMAVPVNPRFGLLTSFAVQAIGRSNGVGHYHFVSELKLSCHLAVSDLSSKLTNMPSDHSLVTERFTLQESTGLAPVPRMETMNGATRGPPCPSKILLLPKPSSTVEAKSFTNTKQNRISSANSSHSSARLHLNNHKVEKLHQGACKATGAHIRVKLLPEHFQPSDKDVLCGRGRACKMWKGNQDYRELVVSNLEAYASSTSKLHKGMILSNIVQRVRINSPEGGFVKKDSETGRWYEVGDFLAREKTSQYFRDALHEQYSSSAQAKYNRRKKRHTDGNYLETLPPTSSVFPPSAANPIDTAMHESSDVPLVDTIKTAVLEKRQIPPKKRKIERRPSEDDVASVLQKMASVKSTVVPDHVQICPLQVELRRPDESPMNATQRVVERMRTVALQTKVDLFILPELSPVGYSEDTFAKYLPNTPQNQQLYQNIDDIFAYQARRLQVFVCYGTIGWTPREDGTLKLSIRQVVLNRLGQQIASYDKMYLCGYGDCAETRFFEPGPREPVSFAIDGFRFGLLICADIRYPELSRLLVRDHKVDVLLQPAAFLRDVSFRTWKSFRETRAVENSVYFVGVNYSGNDFGETSVTPPWVDDSHKPEVLGTDEGFLVCKVQKNELEHVRQSMPFYRNLFDIFKTLP